Below is a window of Planctomycetes bacterium MalM25 DNA.
CTTACCCGCCTTGATGAGTGCCTTGGTGACCGCGACCATCGTCTGGGGGTTCTCGTCTGCCCACGCCTTCGAAACGCCGAACACCTTCTCGGGATTATTCTTCCAGACGTCGTAGTTGGTGGTGACCGGCACGCCGATCCCCTTGGCGACCGCCTGCTGGTTCCACGGCTCGCCGACACAGTATCCCTGGATGTTGCCCGCCTCGAGCGTGGCCGGCATCATCGGCGGGGGCGTAACCGAGAGCTCGACATCGGCGTCGGTGCGGCCACCAATGTCGCTCTTCGTATACATGCCCGGATGGATACCGGCAGCAGCGAGCCAGTAACGCAACTCGTAGTTGTGGGTGCTGGTCGGGAAGACCATGCCCATCTGCAGCTTCTCGCCGTCGTCAAGCAACTCATCGACGATCGGCTTGAGCGAATCGGCGGTGATCGGGTGCTTCGGCGTCGGGCTCATAAGGTCGTCGTCGTTCTCCTGCATCTGTTCCCAGATCGCGTTGGAGACCGTGATGCCGTTGCCATTGAGGTCCATTGTGAAAGCGGTGATGACGTGCGCCTTCGTGCCGAAGCCGATCGTCGCGGCGATCGGTTGACCGCTCAGCATGTGGGCGCCATCCAGTTCGCCGCTGATCACGTTATCGAGCAGGGTCTTCCAATTCGGTTGCGCGATCACCTCGACTTGCAGGCCCTCGTCCTCGAAGTATCCCTTCTCCTTAGCGATGACGATCGGGGCGCAGTCGGTCAGTTTGATGAATCCGAACTTCAGCTCGTCTTTTTCAACATCCAGCGGCTCGGTCTCTTGCCCCGTTGCAGGGCTTTGGCCGCCCGCCAGGAGGGTGAGAGCACTAAGCATTACGAAAGAGAGGCGGAACGCAGACATCGGGGGCGTCGCTCGGAGGTGGGAGGGGCTCTCCACGCGAGGAGAGGCTTTGAAGGTAGGACGCCTACCGGATGAGCAAGTCCGGGGCCAATCTCTGGGGTTGGTCGCATGGAGCGCGATTGTGGATCGATAGCGGCCCGATGCGACCCGTTTTGGTCGCATCGCGACCAGAATCTGCGATGGACCTCGGGCATCCGCCGCAGAGAAGCGCGGCGCCCCTGCTCAGCCAAGCGGCGCCGGCGGGCAGCCGCTGCGGCAGGAAATGAGAGTTAGCGTTCGGAGACGGGCTCGTAGCCAACGAGTCGCACCGACCGGAGCCATTCGAGCAATTCAGGCGAGCTTTGCAGCAAGCTTTGCCAGGCCCGCTCGACCCAATGGCGGTGTGAGGCAATCGCGGGACCTTTGAGTGGGCACTTGGCGCCCTTCAGGCCGGCCGTCAGCATCTGTCGCGAGTCGACGATCGGAAAATAGGGGTAGCTCCGACAGTCGAGTGGCTTGTAGCCCCCGTCGCAGGTGGAGGTCTTCTGGGCGTGGCAAATCGCCCGCCAACCGCCAAAGGGCAGGGGGCTCAACTCCAGGTGATCGAGGCGTTCACCTCGGTCCTTAGCTTCTTCCACCTCGCCCGGCGGGAGAACGATATAGTTCCCCTGGGCAAACTCACAGCAGGTGTAGCCGCACCCTGCGGTCGCGCACCC
It encodes the following:
- the cmpC gene encoding Bicarbonate transport ATP-binding protein CmpC, which translates into the protein MSAFRLSFVMLSALTLLAGGQSPATGQETEPLDVEKDELKFGFIKLTDCAPIVIAKEKGYFEDEGLQVEVIAQPNWKTLLDNVISGELDGAHMLSGQPIAATIGFGTKAHVITAFTMDLNGNGITVSNAIWEQMQENDDDLMSPTPKHPITADSLKPIVDELLDDGEKLQMGMVFPTSTHNYELRYWLAAAGIHPGMYTKSDIGGRTDADVELSVTPPPMMPATLEAGNIQGYCVGEPWNQQAVAKGIGVPVTTNYDVWKNNPEKVFGVSKAWADENPQTMVAVTKALIKAGKWLDATDASGKLTNREEAARILSRPDYVGADYDVIKNSMTGYFFFQKTDKREMPDFNVFFKHDCTYPWYSDGVWFLTQMRRWGQITEAKPAEWYDEMAKKVYKPAIYMEAAQLLVEEGFLEDSELTKTTDGYKPPTKDFIDGVEYDGRKPIEYLNAHLIGNKD